ACAACTGGGGCATATTTTTCAGTATCTGTCTTCTTATCAAGAAGGAAATAAACTCTCCCATCCACCTTAGATGTTTCATGCCATGATCTTACAGCTGCCTCCATTGTTTCAACAAGGAAAGAGAAAATTCCTTTCCAGCTTTCTTCGTCTTTGTGCTTAGCAGACTGCAAAAGGAGACTAGTTAGATGATCGTAATGCAATATGATCACCGAAGTTCTGGTATATGCAATACCTATTTTATTCTTACTACAACCTTATGAAACAATATGATAATAAATCTCAACCAGTATTAATAAATATATAGCAATTGAGCATAAATGTGAAAATCGTCCGTCCATTATTATCAGTGTAACAGACAACCATACCAGTTCTGATTTAAAGATATCAACATGTTTCCCCATATCTATGTTGGACCTCAAATTTTGCACTTCACCAGCTCTTTGTTTCTCTTTAGCCAATTGTGTAAGCTTTTTAATTTTCTTTGCCACCTCTGAACTTTGTGGATTGTACTTCAGTGCTAGATTAAATGTAGTTGAAGCCTACAGCACAAATACAGTCGGAACATCAGGACTAAACAAGGAAATCACATCTAAAAAACAGATAATGAGAATGATTATTCTCTATAGATACCTCATCATATCGTTCCATTGCCTCTAATACACACCCTTTCCTGAAATATCCCTGCATAATCAAAATAAGTACATTCCAAAAAGAGTTGCTGAAAACCGAACACTTGGGAAAGGAAGACCATGGGATACCTTTTCCCAGTTGGGGTTTAAAGTGATTGTTGTCTCAGCATCAGCAAGTGCCTTTTGAAGTTTGACTAGATGCAAAAATGCAGCAGCACGGTTGCTATTCTTAACATGATAGAAGGAAAAATTAGTTAATGATGCTTAATTTAAATATGTGAAAACATAATCATATCAAATTACTAATATAAAGTACCTAGCCTGATCCAAACGCAAAGACATAAGACTTCTGAATACTGAGGTACAAACAACTTAAAAAATTAATAAGTTCAATGTGCAAGTGAAGAAATATTACTGTTTACCCAGTTAAATAGTAATAATTATACAAACTGTAGGTTCAGAGAAATCTATAACACACCGAGAAAAAAATCAAACAGACATGATGTGGAATATATATATTGACTAAAATTCTGCTTATTTGGAATTACAACGTACATGAAATGTAAATTTTATAGTAAATCGATGATTACTGTCAACAACACAGCATCTAGTTCTTATGCATTTACCACCATCCAGGATTTTCAAAAAGTAAGTTCCGGAATAACTAACCACACAAACATCTATCATgcattatttattaacaaaaaggTTATGCGTTCATTGGTCCATAAAAGtacagaatatatatataaggGATTAGTCAATGTCCAGTCCTGCCTTTAAATGATTGAAATCATATACTgtatttttttaacaaaaatgtctatttttaaattcaaatataACAATCATTCCCCTGTCATTTATATTTATCCATAGTGACAGTATTTGCATAAGGTCTcgctttttttaaaaaaaaaatggCTCTCGGTTACAATAAACAGCAAGTCAATGCTGTAACTCTGATACATGGACTTACTAATTGCACACAACAAGTTTTTCCATATGTCATTCCTTTCAAAACATGTAATGATCTATTTATTTAAAAGAATAATCTTAGATGGGATTATGTTTATAATTCATAGAGCTAAACTCCTGGGGCTATAGTCCTGGAAAGAAAACATATCTTTGTTTAAGGCAGAGTTCAGTGTTTCTAAAGATATTGTTACATTGTGACTGTGACATCAATATACAACTAAAGAACGAGGAGTATCCCTCGAAGGAGAACGAAAATGTGTCATATCAATCTAACATAATATATTATTATCATGCATTCACATCTATATTATAAAGATTACCCAACTAACGAGTACATATGTTTATAAAATGTCTTGGCACTCTTATTACATGCTTCCTTCAACTTGCACAGTACTCACCATTTAATAAAAAAACTATAACAGCATAACAAACTGAAACTATAAACGAAAGAGGATACACAAACACTCAAATTCATTATATCGAGAGTCACTGGTCATTAAACATCAGCATTACATACCATTTTTCGCCTCAAACCCATATCAAACCTAAAACTACGCAATTgtctctcttttctaaaaaagAATCAACCCATTTGCATAAAACACATAAACAACAAACTAAACATCATATGATACACTAAAACATATCTACAAATCAAGAACCTCCAACATAACTACATAACATAAATTGAGTTGGGTCGAGCATAAACACACAAAAAATAcataaaaatcaaaacaaaataGATACAAAGAATGTAAGTAATAGAACCTGTAAAGGGTATGATTAGAAGGGTCTTTCTTGATAGCCTGAGTGTATAAAGCAGCAGCCTTTAGATAATTTCCAGCTTTAAAGAACTCATTGccttgttctttcaaagaaagCTCTTTTTTCACTTCAGATTCCACCATTTTTGTGTTCAATTTTTCAAGGGTTTTAGCAAATTAGGGAGCTAGGGTTTTGATGGATTTTAATTGAGTGTTTTGATGGCTTGTATTATTGAAGATCCAAGATCTAAGTTTCGGATATTAACGTGTTCTAACCCGACCCATGTGTTATACACTTAGCTCAAATTAACGTGTTCTAACCCGACCCATGTGTTATACACTTAGCTCAAACTTGAGCTCAATTTATAGAGAGAAATTTACCAAAAATACCCCTTTTTATAAATGGTTGTATATGTGATTACATACTCCGTCGgtcgatttttcaaaaatcgccgcGCTCAAAATTTGGTCAAAAATATTTGTCCGATTTTACCAATTTCCGATAAATCGCCGATTAatcatccgattttttaaaaatcgtctGATAAATCATAAATCGGTACCTCAACCGAATAGTTCCGATTTCCGAAATTTGTAACAATAGTTGTATATAAAATTGATctgtatttttgtaaatattttctgcaaaTTGGGTATTTATATAAAAATCCTTTTATATTTTTTGCACTTGTTATAATTGGGGAcattttattaacaaaaataatatattcctaacaaaaatAATATTGTCAATTTTTTGTAATGTTTCACTTTTTTACTTTTTATTATGACGTTGTTCACTTATTACTTTCTTTTTTACAGAAATGATCCTTTTATATATATTTGCATTTTGTGACCTAACTTgctatttaaaaattaattaactaaagtATAGTTTGAGAATACCCCACTGACTTtgtgatttttaattataaatttgtTGTACAAAATTTTTATGCTCTGGTAATTGAAGAAAAAATTCTCGGAAAAATGTTCTCGAGAAAAAAATTTCGGAAAAAATTTCCAGAAAAAAGATTCTCGAGAAATGTTTTTCGGGAAAAAAAAATTCCGAGAAAAAGTGTTCGTGAAAAAAATCCTGAGCAAAAATTTTCAGGAAAAAATTAGCAAGAAATGTTTCTTTGAAAACATTTCGCGGGGGGAGGCTTAATGAGAAAAAATTCTCGGAAAAAATTACCCTCCCGAGAAATTTTTCCCGAGAAAAAATCTAAGAAAAATTTTTCCGGTAAAAATTCTCGGGAAAAATTTCCTGGAAGAAAATATATTGGGAAATTTTTTCCCTTATAAagtttttgggaaaatatttccgAGAAACGTTATCGAGAAAAAAATTTCCGTGAAAAAAAATCCCGAGAAAAATTTCTCTGCAaaaatttttgggaaattttttcCCTTATAAAGTTTTTGGgaaaaaaatttcaagaaaaaatTATCGGAAAAAATTTTCCAAAAAGTTTTCTCCGAATAATTTTTTACGCTATAAAGTTCTTGGGGAAAAAAATTTCGAGACAAATTTATGTAGCAAAgtattttccaaaaaaaaattcTCCGGATAAATTTTTCCACTATAAAGTTCTTAGAAAAAAATTCCCGAAAAAAGTTTTTTCGTAAAAAAATTCAGAAATAGAATTCTCGAAAATTTATTGGAAAAAAATGTAAAAGAAAATTTAAGAAAATTTTCATTTGAAATGCATGTATTTTGctaatatttcaaattctaattTTCAAACTTGTTCTTTAATTGTGTTGGATTTGAACAAATTTTAAATCCAAACTCCGGATACTTTCCAAACAGATGATTTGATCAAATTTAGGActtaaaataaaatttatgtaTCCAAACGGGGTATTAATCAATTCACTTTTTTACTTTTTATTATTACGATGTTCCCTTATTACTTTTCCTTTACAGAAATGATCCTTTTATATATGTTCACATTTTGTTAACTAACTTactatttaaaaattaattaaccAAAGTATAGTTTGAGAATGCCCCACTGACTTtgtgatttttaattataaatttgtTGTACAAAATTTTTATGCTCTGGTCATTGAAgaacaaaataaatttaaaaatctaaatcaaattttttaataagtTCAACATATGTTAAACGAAAAATTTCAAGTAGCATGTAAA
This genomic interval from Apium graveolens cultivar Ventura chromosome 8, ASM990537v1, whole genome shotgun sequence contains the following:
- the LOC141677191 gene encoding uncharacterized protein LOC141677191, which translates into the protein MVESEVKKELSLKEQGNEFFKAGNYLKAAALYTQAIKKDPSNHTLYSNRAAAFLHLVKLQKALADAETTITLNPNWEKGYFRKGCVLEAMERYDEASTTFNLALKYNPQSSEVAKKIKKLTQLAKEKQRAGEVQNLRSNIDMGKHVDIFKSELSAKHKDEESWKGIFSFLVETMEAAVRSWHETSKVDGRVYFLLDKKTDTEKYAPVVNIDKAFESPETHGTCLSFLRQYAVDSFSQAACLIAPKSIISYPQVWKGQGSRKWKHGQNDGFFVQFESPLVRKLWFIPSSDEKGQVLCRDPVALDISVHEVFPRIFKDT